In a single window of the Serratia quinivorans genome:
- the mntB_3 gene encoding Manganese transport system membrane protein mntB yields the protein METLYQLLSEPFAYPFMQRAILAAIVTGVVCAVLSCYLVLKGWSLMGDAISHAVLPGIVLAFVLGIPVVIGAFFSGIFCAVATGYLKENSRVKEDTVMGIVFSGMFAFGLVLFSRVDTDQHLSHILFGNMLGITDAELKQTLLMAGITLLVVLLKRKDLMLYCFDPNHARVIGLPVKLLHYGLLCLLALTIVASLQAVGVILVIAMLIAPGIIAFMLCRSFDRMLMVATVVSVFSCVLGTLISFHIDGATGPCIVIVQAILFVVALLYSKFRPLQRHDNDLLNAKS from the coding sequence ATGGAAACTCTGTATCAACTGCTCAGCGAACCGTTCGCCTATCCGTTTATGCAACGGGCGATCCTGGCCGCTATCGTCACTGGCGTAGTCTGTGCGGTACTGTCCTGTTATCTGGTGCTCAAGGGCTGGTCGCTGATGGGCGATGCCATTTCGCATGCGGTGCTGCCCGGCATCGTGCTGGCGTTCGTGCTCGGTATCCCGGTGGTGATCGGCGCGTTTTTCTCCGGTATTTTCTGCGCGGTCGCCACCGGATACCTGAAAGAAAACAGCCGGGTGAAAGAGGATACGGTGATGGGCATCGTGTTCTCTGGCATGTTCGCCTTCGGGCTGGTGTTGTTTTCACGCGTCGATACCGATCAGCATCTGAGCCACATTCTGTTCGGCAATATGCTGGGCATTACCGATGCCGAACTGAAACAGACGCTGTTGATGGCCGGTATTACCCTGTTGGTGGTGCTGCTAAAGCGCAAAGATCTGATGCTCTACTGTTTCGATCCCAACCATGCCAGGGTGATTGGTCTGCCGGTGAAGCTGTTGCACTACGGGTTACTGTGCCTGCTGGCGCTGACCATTGTCGCTTCGCTGCAGGCGGTGGGGGTGATTCTGGTAATTGCGATGCTGATCGCTCCAGGGATTATTGCCTTTATGCTGTGCCGCAGCTTTGATCGCATGTTGATGGTCGCCACGGTGGTTTCGGTGTTCTCCTGCGTGCTCGGCACCTTGATCAGCTTCCACATCGACGGCGCTACCGGCCCCTGCATTGTGATCGTACAGGCGATTCTGTTTGTGGTCGCCCTGCTCTACAGCAAGTTCAGGCCGTTACAACGTCACGATAACGATTTGCTCAACGCCAAGTCCTGA
- a CDS encoding Fructosamine-3-kinase, with amino-acid sequence MWQAVSRLLSEHLGSAEIRERTELPGGDIHPAWRVNYGEHQVFVKCDARELLPIFTAEADQLELLARSKTVRVPQVYGVGSDRDYSFLLLEYQPLKPFDAHGAYCLGQQLAHLHQWSEQPQFGLDFDNDLSTTPQPNAWQRRWSEFFAEQRIGWQLQMAAEKGMTFGDIDEIVDAVYLRLQHHQPQPSLLHGDLWPANCALTANGPLLFDPACYWGDRECDLAMLPLYPELPPQIYDGYQSVWPLENGFIERQPLYQLYYLLNRSNLFGGQHLVKAQRAVEALLHS; translated from the coding sequence ATGTGGCAAGCCGTTAGCCGTCTGTTAAGTGAACATCTTGGCAGCGCAGAAATCCGCGAAAGAACCGAACTGCCCGGGGGCGATATTCACCCGGCATGGCGTGTGAATTACGGTGAGCACCAGGTGTTTGTCAAATGCGATGCCCGGGAACTGTTGCCGATCTTTACCGCCGAGGCCGACCAGTTGGAGTTACTTGCCCGCAGTAAAACGGTGCGAGTGCCGCAGGTGTACGGCGTCGGCAGCGATCGCGACTACAGCTTCCTGCTGCTGGAATACCAACCCCTGAAACCCTTTGATGCCCACGGCGCCTACTGTCTTGGCCAACAACTGGCTCATCTGCACCAATGGAGCGAACAGCCGCAGTTCGGCCTCGACTTCGACAACGATTTGTCCACCACTCCGCAACCCAACGCCTGGCAGCGCCGCTGGTCTGAATTCTTTGCCGAGCAGCGCATTGGCTGGCAGTTGCAGATGGCGGCAGAGAAAGGCATGACCTTCGGGGATATTGATGAGATTGTTGACGCGGTGTATCTGCGCCTGCAGCACCATCAGCCGCAGCCTTCACTGCTGCATGGCGATTTATGGCCGGCCAACTGCGCTTTAACCGCCAACGGCCCCTTGCTGTTTGATCCGGCCTGCTATTGGGGAGACAGAGAGTGTGATTTGGCGATGCTGCCACTGTATCCGGAGTTGCCGCCGCAGATTTATGACGGCTACCAGAGCGTCTGGCCATTGGAGAATGGATTTATCGAACGTCAGCCGCTGTATCAACTGTATTACCTGCTCAACCGCAGCAATCTGTTTGGCGGTCAGCATCTGGTCAAGGCCCAGCGCGCGGTAGAAGCCCTGCTGCATTCCTAA